One Saprospiraceae bacterium genomic region harbors:
- a CDS encoding sigma-70 family RNA polymerase sigma factor, whose protein sequence is MDLEKIIQGCLRGDRISQKQLFDRYSGKMLAVCLRYSRHRMEAEDLLQDGFIKVFTNLEQYKSEGPFEQWVRKIMINNAIKNCNRKSFQNEFTAGDDLPDSAEEPEVIDQMAETELLNMINELPEGYRMVFNLYAIEGYSHKEIADSLQIEESTSRSQLVKARKALQEKLLKYQKTVI, encoded by the coding sequence GTGGATTTAGAAAAGATCATACAAGGTTGTCTTCGGGGAGATCGTATCAGTCAGAAGCAGTTGTTTGATCGCTATTCAGGGAAGATGTTAGCGGTCTGTCTTCGCTATTCAAGACACCGCATGGAGGCCGAAGATTTGTTGCAGGATGGTTTTATAAAAGTATTTACCAATCTGGAACAATACAAGTCGGAAGGCCCTTTCGAGCAATGGGTAAGGAAAATTATGATCAACAATGCGATTAAAAATTGTAATCGCAAAAGTTTTCAAAACGAATTTACGGCGGGAGATGATCTTCCGGACTCTGCAGAAGAACCGGAAGTAATCGATCAAATGGCCGAGACAGAATTGCTGAACATGATCAATGAATTGCCCGAAGGCTACAGAATGGTCTTTAATTTGTATGCAATTGAAGGGTATTCGCACAAGGAAATAGCAGATTCTTTACAAATTGAAGAAAGCACATCAAGATCTCAATTGGTAAAGGCCAGGAAAGCATTACAAGAAAAACTATTGAAATATCAAAAAACGGTTATATGA
- a CDS encoding single-stranded DNA-binding protein: MLNKVTLIGNLGKDPEFRTLESGTTKASFSLATNENYKDRNGNWQKNTEWHDIVLWRSMAEKAKSLRKGMLIYIEGKLTHRKWTDKEGRDHYTTEIVGDLIRILEKRDGPSPYQSSAVSGEDKKPDESQIDAPDTNEDDLPF, from the coding sequence ATGTTAAACAAAGTAACTTTAATCGGCAATCTGGGAAAAGATCCTGAATTCAGAACCCTGGAAAGCGGCACCACAAAAGCCAGTTTTTCTCTTGCTACGAACGAAAATTATAAAGACCGCAATGGCAATTGGCAAAAGAATACAGAATGGCATGATATTGTACTTTGGAGGTCCATGGCTGAAAAAGCCAAATCGCTCCGCAAAGGAATGCTGATTTATATTGAAGGAAAACTGACACACAGAAAATGGACCGATAAAGAAGGACGCGACCATTATACTACTGAAATAGTAGGAGATTTGATCCGGATTCTCGAAAAACGAGACGGTCCATCTCCATATCAATCTTCAGCCGTCTCTGGCGAAGATAAAAAGCCCGATGAATCTCAAATCGATGCTCCTGATACAAACGAAGACGACTTGCCTTTTTAA
- a CDS encoding ABC transporter permease, translated as MIKRTTQILAFSFLIICLFSAVFAYVLISDKTRHANNQIPDCALWEPMQKACIRCDLVFEQKENWISRYFTGLNSTYKCQLSNSENNIQENCFYYLFGADKFGRDVFSRVVLGLRYTLLISLSAVLLSLIIGLVLGGLAGYFGGKTDQIISVFVNVFWSLPTILLAFAVILSFGRNMFSIFIAISLTMWGDVARLVRGLVLKHKEYLYVQAAKTLGYSRIKIIFKEIIPNLMGPVWVNAAGNFALAVLLESGLSFLGFGLQPPVPTLGNILQEQYVYAISGKPMLALIPSIIVVLLILSFQVFTNYLRDRNDLKKKH; from the coding sequence TTGATCAAAAGAACTACACAGATTCTGGCTTTTTCCTTTCTGATCATTTGTTTGTTTTCGGCTGTATTTGCTTATGTGCTGATTTCAGATAAAACCAGACATGCAAACAATCAGATTCCCGATTGTGCATTATGGGAACCCATGCAGAAAGCCTGTATTCGATGCGATCTGGTTTTTGAACAAAAGGAAAACTGGATCAGCAGATATTTTACCGGATTGAATTCGACTTATAAATGCCAGCTATCAAACTCCGAAAACAACATCCAGGAAAATTGCTTTTATTATTTATTTGGTGCAGACAAATTTGGTCGCGATGTGTTCAGCCGGGTAGTTCTGGGTCTCCGGTATACGCTGCTTATCTCACTAAGTGCCGTACTCTTGTCATTAATCATTGGTTTGGTTCTAGGAGGCCTTGCAGGATATTTTGGTGGAAAAACCGACCAGATCATCAGCGTTTTTGTAAATGTTTTCTGGTCGTTACCAACGATACTTCTCGCATTTGCAGTGATTCTGAGTTTTGGAAGGAACATGTTTTCGATTTTTATAGCCATCAGTCTTACCATGTGGGGCGATGTAGCAAGATTGGTGCGGGGCCTGGTTCTTAAACACAAGGAATACCTGTACGTTCAGGCTGCCAAAACCCTGGGATACTCGAGAATAAAAATCATCTTCAAAGAAATTATTCCTAATCTTATGGGACCGGTCTGGGTCAATGCCGCAGGGAATTTTGCCCTGGCTGTCTTGCTGGAATCAGGACTTTCATTCTTAGGATTTGGCTTGCAGCCACCGGTGCCAACTTTGGGGAACATTTTACAAGAACAGTATGTATACGCGATTTCGGGAAAGCCTATGTTAGCGTTGATTCCTTCTATTATTGTAGTTTTGCTCATATTATCTTTTCAGGTTTTTACAAATTATTTAAGAGACCGTAACGACCTGAAAAAGAAGCATTGA
- a CDS encoding prolipoprotein diacylglyceryl transferase produces the protein MWPDLSYIIHSITGVPPDNVFAVVKTFGLFLGFAFIASAFLAYQELKRKETRGVLAGREEKIITYQPLQIQTILLQMAIQFIIFSKLAYILQHGTEFIKDPASIVFSLKATPLPGLIAALVYGVYLFIKKSKQTENEIKYQIAYIHPKDRIYDITTIAALYGIIGSKLFSILENFQSFIKDPIGEFFSGSGLTIYGGLILAFIMVFRYVSKKGMAPLHVMDAVAPALMIGYCVGRMGCHFSGDGDWGIVNEMTKPGWFIFPDSWWAYNYPHNVLKEGLRIEDCHWEYCYQLFPPVFPTPLYEVLLAGLITSVLWVLRTHIHRAGVLFFIYCLLNGIERFFIEFLRVNPRYRIFEFDLSQAQFIALALIATGIGGIVYFWKKNIPN, from the coding sequence ATGTGGCCAGATCTTTCGTACATCATACACAGTATTACCGGAGTTCCTCCCGATAATGTTTTTGCGGTTGTAAAAACTTTTGGTCTTTTCCTGGGATTTGCATTTATCGCAAGTGCATTTCTGGCTTATCAGGAATTAAAAAGAAAAGAAACACGCGGTGTGCTGGCCGGGAGGGAAGAAAAAATAATTACTTACCAGCCCTTGCAGATCCAGACGATACTTTTACAAATGGCTATCCAGTTTATCATCTTTTCAAAGCTGGCCTACATCCTGCAACATGGTACTGAATTTATCAAGGACCCTGCTTCCATTGTTTTTTCTCTAAAAGCCACACCGCTGCCTGGTCTTATTGCTGCCCTTGTTTATGGTGTTTACCTCTTCATAAAAAAAAGCAAGCAGACAGAAAATGAAATCAAATATCAAATCGCCTACATCCATCCAAAAGACCGCATCTATGACATCACAACCATTGCCGCACTTTATGGGATTATCGGTAGTAAATTATTTTCCATACTGGAAAATTTTCAATCTTTTATAAAAGATCCCATTGGCGAATTTTTTTCCGGAAGTGGACTTACCATCTATGGTGGTTTGATCCTTGCTTTTATCATGGTGTTTCGCTATGTATCAAAAAAAGGTATGGCTCCTCTTCATGTCATGGACGCTGTTGCGCCTGCTCTTATGATCGGTTATTGCGTGGGCAGAATGGGTTGCCACTTCTCCGGTGACGGAGACTGGGGAATTGTAAATGAAATGACCAAACCGGGGTGGTTTATCTTTCCAGACAGCTGGTGGGCATACAATTATCCTCATAATGTGCTGAAGGAAGGTTTACGGATTGAGGATTGCCATTGGGAATATTGTTATCAATTATTTCCTCCTGTTTTTCCAACGCCACTATACGAGGTGCTGCTCGCGGGCCTGATCACTTCTGTGCTTTGGGTTTTGCGTACTCATATTCACCGCGCAGGCGTTTTGTTTTTTATTTACTGCCTTTTGAATGGGATTGAACGGTTTTTTATTGAGTTCCTTCGCGTCAATCCAAGATATCGCATTTTTGAGTTTGACCTGTCCCAGGCACAGTTCATCGCACTTGCACTTATCGCAACCGGCATCGGTGGAATTGTATATTTCTGGAAGAAAAATATTCCCAACTAA
- a CDS encoding PP2C family protein-serine/threonine phosphatase: protein MTREHDLLVKKENELSLKQLQITSLLNITQAINGNLPQEELFEMYKKFLTWELSIERLVLFSKDDKNWIPVVSHNLDPQTPVDELPGHFIKYSRLHTVKNTDPEAMRFFEFIIPVYHKSDPIAYSLISGIKNGDDIYANIQFITSITNIVAVAIENKRLVRKQIIQETEWEMAKEVTQMLIPDQMPEGKEFSLANIYKPHYKVGGDYIDYLWFSEHQLCFCIADVSGKGIAAAMIMANFQALVQNLGQQYKDLETLVLALNQAVLRITKGEKYLTFFIGEADFKQKRLYYVNAGHIPPVLYQKGEIIELKASTTIIGHFDPLPDIKESYVPLEPGTILVAYTDGLTDVKNQSGVNFSMNKLKQFILDHKSDKPGKLCQDLMDEIVLHGENTEMPDDIAIMTFKYEAP, encoded by the coding sequence ATGACCAGGGAACACGATTTACTTGTAAAAAAAGAAAATGAACTTAGTTTAAAGCAGCTTCAAATTACGTCGTTGCTCAACATTACTCAGGCGATCAATGGGAACCTGCCGCAGGAAGAATTGTTTGAGATGTATAAAAAATTCCTGACCTGGGAACTCAGTATTGAACGTCTGGTATTATTTTCAAAAGACGATAAAAACTGGATACCGGTGGTGAGTCACAATCTCGATCCTCAAACCCCGGTAGATGAGCTTCCCGGTCACTTTATCAAATACAGCAGACTGCACACGGTAAAAAATACGGATCCGGAGGCCATGCGTTTTTTTGAATTTATCATTCCGGTTTATCATAAATCAGACCCGATTGCTTACTCTCTGATCAGCGGGATTAAAAACGGAGATGACATTTATGCGAATATTCAATTCATCACGTCCATAACGAACATTGTGGCGGTTGCCATTGAAAACAAACGACTGGTCCGAAAACAAATTATCCAGGAAACAGAATGGGAGATGGCCAAAGAAGTAACGCAAATGCTCATCCCGGATCAAATGCCCGAAGGAAAAGAGTTTTCACTGGCCAATATTTACAAACCACACTACAAAGTGGGAGGAGACTACATCGATTATTTATGGTTCTCCGAGCACCAGCTTTGTTTTTGCATAGCAGATGTTTCAGGCAAAGGAATTGCTGCAGCCATGATCATGGCCAATTTTCAGGCATTGGTCCAGAATTTAGGTCAGCAATACAAAGATCTGGAAACACTCGTACTGGCGTTAAATCAGGCAGTATTGAGGATAACCAAAGGCGAAAAATACCTCACCTTTTTTATAGGAGAGGCCGATTTTAAACAAAAACGGCTTTATTATGTGAACGCAGGTCACATTCCACCTGTTTTGTATCAAAAAGGGGAGATTATTGAACTGAAAGCAAGCACAACGATAATAGGCCATTTTGATCCATTGCCCGATATAAAAGAATCTTATGTTCCGTTGGAGCCCGGTACCATACTCGTAGCCTATACGGATGGATTGACCGATGTAAAAAACCAGTCTGGCGTAAACTTTTCAATGAATAAACTAAAACAGTTTATATTAGACCATAAATCCGACAAGCCCGGAAAGCTTTGTCAGGACCTGATGGACGAGATTGTATTACATGGAGAAAATACAGAAATGCCAGACGATATAGCGATCATGACCTTTAAATACGAAGCACCATGA
- a CDS encoding COX15/CtaA family protein, translated as MIGGSKDSINIWLYLGLFMLIIQIFLGGITRLTGSGLSITRWDIVTGIYFPISEESWREQFDLYKATPQFQKINSAFSLNDFKFIYFWEYFHRLWARLMGLCFVFPFFYFLFKKKLDSVLIKRLLILVLLAAFVASLGWIMVSSGLIHRPWVNAYKLSFHLVAAVITVAYLLWIIVKRSLAKSLMGPRDRTLNRMLLATNILLFLQIFIGGVVAGMKAAIVAPTWPLIQGKWIPDEAFNVTSYSLYVFGDYEISAAGPLIVQFWHRSLAYLIFGFMIFVLYRIYKRYGDRYKNWIGCAILLLSLQVMLGILTLINSVGAIPIWFAVFHQIVGIVLFLYCLFFYWKIGAENKHT; from the coding sequence ATGATTGGAGGATCAAAAGATTCGATAAATATCTGGCTCTATCTGGGTTTGTTTATGTTGATCATTCAAATTTTCCTGGGTGGGATCACCAGACTGACTGGTAGCGGATTGAGCATCACGCGATGGGACATCGTAACGGGGATTTATTTTCCAATTTCAGAAGAATCCTGGCGCGAACAATTTGATTTATACAAAGCTACTCCTCAGTTCCAAAAGATTAACAGTGCTTTTAGTCTGAATGATTTTAAATTTATTTATTTCTGGGAATACTTTCACCGGTTGTGGGCAAGGCTTATGGGACTTTGTTTTGTTTTTCCTTTTTTCTATTTTCTTTTCAAGAAAAAACTCGATTCAGTCTTAATTAAAAGGCTTTTAATTTTGGTTTTGCTGGCTGCATTTGTGGCCAGTCTGGGGTGGATCATGGTGAGCAGTGGCTTGATTCATCGCCCCTGGGTGAATGCTTATAAATTGTCTTTCCATCTTGTTGCTGCAGTCATCACTGTTGCCTATTTGTTGTGGATCATTGTCAAAAGATCATTGGCTAAGAGCTTAATGGGACCAAGGGACAGAACATTAAATCGAATGCTTCTTGCGACCAATATTTTATTGTTTCTCCAGATTTTTATTGGGGGTGTCGTGGCCGGAATGAAAGCAGCCATCGTAGCGCCCACCTGGCCTTTGATTCAAGGGAAATGGATTCCTGATGAGGCCTTCAATGTTACATCGTATAGTCTGTACGTTTTCGGCGACTATGAAATTTCTGCAGCCGGTCCGCTCATCGTACAATTTTGGCACAGAAGTTTGGCGTATTTGATTTTTGGTTTCATGATTTTTGTTTTATACAGGATTTATAAAAGATATGGCGATCGGTATAAAAATTGGATCGGATGCGCGATATTGTTGTTGTCTTTACAGGTCATGTTGGGTATTCTAACCTTGATCAATAGCGTTGGAGCCATACCAATTTGGTTCGCTGTTTTTCACCAAATTGTTGGAATCGTATTGTTCCTCTATTGTTTGTTTTTCTACTGGAAAATAGGCGCAGAGAACAAGCATACCTAA
- a CDS encoding NINE protein, with protein sequence MKKKLIAVLLAIFAGAFGVHKFYLRQPEMGIAYIALYIWLGRFFGFPFSAILAWYDAYKLMMMDEQEFDRKYNSYYFRDRYGRRRDIPKERPFQKRGKYILIDDDQPKTEKQPSNYFKNKRNKKIAETHKQAGIRKFKAYDAKGAIEEFTKALENNPTDISTHFNIACAYSVEEKGMEAFQHLEQAVSLGYQDTYHILNNEALAYIRVFPAFEMFQMNGFKLNPQIISSIKETEEKQSKEKFDLYRKVPVLLKTEAQ encoded by the coding sequence ATGAAAAAGAAACTCATAGCCGTGCTTTTGGCCATTTTTGCAGGAGCCTTTGGCGTGCATAAGTTTTATCTGCGGCAACCCGAAATGGGTATAGCCTACATCGCCCTTTATATCTGGTTAGGTCGTTTTTTCGGATTTCCTTTTTCTGCGATACTGGCCTGGTACGATGCCTACAAATTGATGATGATGGATGAGCAGGAATTCGACAGGAAATACAATAGTTATTATTTCAGGGATCGCTACGGAAGACGGAGAGACATTCCTAAAGAAAGGCCGTTTCAAAAAAGAGGAAAATATATTTTAATCGATGACGATCAGCCCAAAACGGAAAAGCAGCCATCAAATTATTTTAAAAACAAACGGAATAAGAAAATAGCAGAAACACATAAACAGGCAGGCATTCGAAAATTCAAAGCATACGACGCTAAAGGAGCGATAGAAGAATTTACCAAAGCACTAGAGAATAACCCCACAGATATTTCTACCCATTTTAACATTGCTTGTGCATATTCTGTAGAGGAAAAAGGAATGGAAGCGTTCCAACACCTCGAGCAAGCCGTATCACTTGGGTATCAGGACACCTATCATATTTTAAACAACGAAGCCCTGGCTTATATCCGTGTTTTTCCAGCATTCGAAATGTTCCAAATGAATGGATTCAAATTAAACCCACAGATCATTTCATCCATCAAAGAAACAGAAGAAAAACAAAGCAAGGAAAAATTTGACCTGTATCGTAAAGTGCCGGTCTTATTAAAAACAGAAGCGCAATGA
- a CDS encoding D-tyrosyl-tRNA(Tyr) deacylase encodes MRALLQRVQTAKVEIEGQIVAEIDHGLLVFLGVCDEDDASDIEWLSSKIVQMRIFSDENHKMNLSVEETGGQFLIISQFTLYASTKKGNRPGFTAAARGEKAKKLYDDFVGKIEELSSKKVETGEFGADMKVYLINDGPVTIWIDSKNKE; translated from the coding sequence ATGAGAGCATTGTTACAGCGGGTTCAAACAGCAAAGGTGGAGATTGAGGGACAAATCGTCGCAGAAATAGACCACGGCCTCCTGGTTTTTCTCGGGGTATGTGACGAAGACGATGCATCCGATATTGAATGGTTGTCATCGAAAATCGTTCAAATGCGCATTTTTTCAGATGAAAATCATAAGATGAACTTGTCGGTAGAAGAAACTGGAGGACAATTTCTGATCATCAGTCAATTTACGCTCTATGCGTCTACCAAAAAAGGAAACAGACCGGGATTTACTGCTGCCGCCCGAGGTGAAAAGGCTAAAAAATTATATGATGATTTTGTCGGTAAGATTGAGGAATTGAGCTCTAAAAAAGTTGAAACTGGTGAATTTGGGGCGGATATGAAAGTTTATCTGATCAATGACGGTCCGGTGACCATATGGATAGACAGCAAAAATAAAGAATAA
- a CDS encoding alpha/beta hydrolase, with the protein MEYSIRTEGKFKYIESGTKGPNLMLLHGLFGALSNFEGIIRNFGKNFNVIVPLLPIYELPILQASVSGLVDYVHDFVEYKNYHQLNLVGNSLGGHIALMYTIRDSDKVQSLTLTGSSGLFESGMGNTFPKRGDYEFIKKKTEETFYDPSVATKELVDEVYDIVNDRGKAIRVIATAKSAIRHNMGDKLHLIKIPTLLIWGSNDGVTPPFVAEKFRELIPNSQLFFLDHCGHAPMMEKPDAFNEILEKFLLNVNVLS; encoded by the coding sequence ATGGAATATTCCATTCGCACTGAAGGAAAATTTAAATACATCGAGTCGGGCACTAAGGGCCCGAATCTCATGCTACTCCATGGACTTTTTGGTGCCTTAAGTAATTTTGAAGGCATTATTCGCAATTTTGGAAAGAATTTCAATGTAATCGTCCCACTTTTACCCATTTATGAACTTCCTATACTTCAAGCATCGGTTAGCGGACTCGTAGACTATGTGCATGATTTTGTGGAGTATAAAAATTACCATCAGCTGAATCTGGTTGGGAATAGTCTTGGAGGACATATTGCGTTGATGTACACCATAAGAGACAGCGATAAAGTGCAGAGTCTTACTTTGACTGGAAGTTCTGGGCTGTTTGAAAGTGGTATGGGGAATACGTTTCCTAAAAGGGGAGATTACGAATTCATTAAAAAGAAAACAGAAGAGACGTTTTACGATCCCTCGGTTGCCACCAAGGAGTTGGTGGATGAAGTCTACGATATCGTCAATGACCGGGGAAAAGCAATCAGGGTCATAGCCACAGCAAAATCTGCCATCAGGCACAACATGGGCGATAAGCTTCATTTAATCAAAATACCCACCCTTTTGATATGGGGCAGCAACGATGGTGTGACCCCCCCTTTTGTAGCTGAAAAGTTTAGAGAGCTGATACCCAATTCCCAATTGTTCTTTCTGGACCATTGCGGGCATGCTCCGATGATGGAAAAACCGGATGCTTTTAACGAAATTTTGGAAAAATTCCTATTGAATGTCAATGTGTTAAGCTAA
- a CDS encoding nucleotide pyrophosphohydrolase gives MNKYQEQTDQWIRQFGVRYFDERTNMLLLVEEVGELSRWIARKYGEQSFKEAEDEKNVDNHIEDEMADVFFVFCCLANQMNIDIDRIFERNLDKKTNRDSDRHHSNKKLKSERD, from the coding sequence ATGAATAAGTACCAGGAACAAACCGATCAGTGGATCCGGCAATTCGGTGTCCGTTATTTTGATGAAAGAACAAATATGCTTTTACTCGTAGAGGAGGTAGGAGAATTATCGCGATGGATCGCAAGAAAATATGGAGAACAATCCTTTAAGGAAGCGGAAGACGAAAAAAATGTCGATAATCATATTGAAGATGAAATGGCGGATGTTTTTTTTGTATTCTGCTGTCTGGCCAACCAAATGAACATAGATATCGACCGTATATTTGAAAGAAATCTCGATAAAAAAACAAATCGGGACAGCGACAGGCATCATTCAAATAAAAAACTTAAATCAGAACGCGATTGA
- the mutY gene encoding A/G-specific adenine glycosylase, which produces MITAKSFRSGLYSWAEQNPRTFPWTGEKDPYKIWISEILLQQTRSEQALSYYQSFLQVFPDIHSLSDSPLDTVLKYWQGLGYYSRAKNLHETAKELVKKYNGVFPKHPRELLALKGIGNYTSAAIASFAFKHPVSVMDGNVIRLFARLLGIPHLPERKDSKAEWDRWLEKYLDTEQSDIYNQALMNFGAVQCKPVNPQCEHCVFSKKCVAYLTQSIALFPAKKPKVKIKKRYFNFILFSNAQNEILIQQRNEKDIWRNLYQLPLLEKKTNQKLRSISLRASGIATEKIVLKLQFEECRQVKLSHQELHCNFYSAQDPPKRLKIKPGFSFVNRQNLANFAFPRVISQVLYSENNHNNHVKQSNFNRQSGKRS; this is translated from the coding sequence ATGATTACGGCCAAATCCTTTCGGTCCGGATTGTATAGCTGGGCGGAGCAAAATCCACGAACGTTTCCGTGGACGGGCGAAAAAGACCCCTATAAAATCTGGATTTCAGAAATCCTTTTGCAACAGACTCGTTCTGAACAGGCGTTGAGTTATTATCAATCTTTTTTACAGGTTTTTCCCGATATTCATTCATTATCCGATTCCCCGCTTGATACTGTATTAAAATACTGGCAGGGATTAGGATATTATTCCCGTGCCAAAAATCTTCATGAAACTGCCAAAGAATTAGTGAAAAAGTACAACGGTGTTTTTCCTAAACATCCTCGGGAATTATTGGCCCTGAAAGGAATTGGTAACTACACCTCTGCGGCAATTGCTTCTTTCGCATTTAAACATCCTGTATCTGTAATGGATGGGAATGTAATCCGCCTTTTCGCCCGATTACTTGGCATCCCTCATTTGCCCGAACGAAAGGACAGCAAAGCAGAGTGGGACCGGTGGTTGGAAAAATATCTGGACACAGAGCAGTCGGATATATATAATCAGGCACTGATGAATTTTGGAGCTGTTCAATGCAAACCGGTTAATCCACAATGTGAGCATTGTGTTTTCAGCAAGAAATGCGTGGCTTACCTGACACAATCGATCGCTTTATTTCCTGCAAAAAAACCTAAAGTCAAAATCAAAAAACGCTACTTCAATTTTATTTTATTCTCTAATGCGCAAAATGAAATTCTGATTCAGCAAAGAAATGAAAAGGACATCTGGAGAAACTTATACCAACTTCCATTGCTCGAAAAAAAAACTAATCAAAAACTCCGGAGCATTTCATTGCGTGCATCAGGAATCGCAACTGAAAAAATCGTTCTCAAGCTGCAATTTGAAGAATGCCGTCAGGTGAAACTTTCGCATCAGGAATTGCATTGCAACTTTTACAGTGCGCAGGACCCGCCCAAAAGACTTAAAATAAAGCCTGGTTTTTCTTTTGTAAACCGACAAAACTTGGCCAATTTTGCATTCCCAAGAGTCATCAGCCAGGTATTGTATAGCGAAAACAATCATAACAATCATGTTAAACAAAGTAACTTTAATCGGCAATCTGGGAAAAGATCCTGA
- a CDS encoding DUF21 domain-containing protein, which yields MDPDPFSNTYFNHFFSTFLLVSWPVLLPFVFLILLLTLLGIFMASQSAILSISSEVYAKQNSRAAKAFLFLKRNQRSFSSLILTCNTVVIICICFIVYHLLEQWFLPVNTAESNGIELPFYSNSRSPLTIAPHSLTVFSSILISSTLILLFREWMPKFFQLINPERLALFASIPLKNLNWILWPLLYPMVSIANYAEKRIQQRKIILQHTTKEDLDTAIDLALKKEKVNDKQVNILRGIINFNDVSTKQIMTPRTEIYGLDFNLPYHEVLNTVKECGFSRLPVYNEDFDQITGILYAKDLIAHLREDVNFEWQRLIRTDIMFVPESKKINELLDEFRQKHKHMAFVVDEYGGTNGLITLEDIMEEIVGEIKDEFDDQQEIAYVKLDSNNYLFEGKTLINDLCRILNLDTDLFELARGNADSIAGLFLEQTGEMPYKEQTLEIQNVRLTVTAVSKKRIEQIKVSLL from the coding sequence GTGGACCCCGATCCTTTTTCGAACACTTACTTCAATCATTTCTTTTCCACATTCCTGCTGGTTTCCTGGCCAGTATTGCTCCCTTTTGTGTTCTTGATATTATTATTGACTCTGCTTGGTATTTTTATGGCCAGCCAATCAGCCATTTTATCAATATCGTCGGAAGTCTACGCAAAACAGAACAGCCGGGCAGCAAAAGCATTTCTTTTTTTGAAAAGAAATCAACGATCATTTTCGAGTTTGATATTGACTTGCAACACAGTTGTCATAATTTGTATTTGTTTTATCGTGTACCATCTTCTTGAGCAATGGTTCTTGCCGGTAAACACTGCTGAATCCAATGGAATAGAGTTGCCTTTCTACTCAAATTCCAGATCTCCGCTGACGATTGCCCCACATTCTCTAACTGTGTTCTCTTCTATCCTGATATCATCTACTCTCATATTGCTTTTCAGAGAGTGGATGCCTAAATTTTTTCAATTAATCAATCCTGAACGGCTTGCACTATTTGCTTCCATTCCCTTGAAAAATTTAAACTGGATTCTATGGCCATTGCTTTATCCGATGGTATCCATTGCGAATTACGCTGAAAAACGCATTCAACAGCGTAAAATTATATTGCAACATACTACTAAAGAAGATCTCGACACGGCCATTGATCTGGCATTGAAAAAAGAAAAAGTCAACGATAAACAAGTCAACATTCTGAGAGGCATAATCAATTTCAATGATGTAAGCACAAAACAAATAATGACGCCCCGAACCGAAATTTATGGGCTGGATTTTAATTTGCCTTACCATGAAGTTTTAAACACCGTAAAAGAATGTGGGTTTTCAAGGCTTCCGGTGTACAACGAAGACTTTGACCAGATCACCGGCATCTTATATGCAAAAGATCTTATCGCACATCTTCGCGAAGATGTGAATTTTGAATGGCAGAGACTCATAAGAACAGATATCATGTTCGTTCCGGAATCTAAAAAAATCAATGAATTGTTGGATGAATTCAGACAAAAGCACAAACACATGGCTTTTGTTGTTGATGAGTATGGAGGTACCAACGGACTTATTACCTTAGAAGACATTATGGAAGAAATCGTTGGCGAAATCAAAGATGAATTCGACGATCAACAGGAGATTGCATATGTAAAACTCGATTCAAACAATTATCTTTTTGAAGGAAAAACACTGATCAATGATCTTTGCAGAATTTTAAATCTGGATACTGACTTGTTTGAATTGGCAAGAGGGAACGCAGACTCCATCGCTGGCCTGTTTCTTGAACAAACAGGTGAAATGCCTTATAAGGAACAGACGCTTGAAATCCAAAATGTTCGACTTACCGTGACCGCCGTATCTAAAAAAAGAATTGAACAAATCAAAGTGAGCTTATTATAA